The sequence ATCGCTCCAGGATTTCCTGCACCTCGCGGGCCACGCTGTCTTGCCATTCTGCCAGTTCAGTCTGCAGGTTCTGCGCCCCCTCGATGACCTGCTGCTGTCTTTTCTCAAGGCTGGATAGGAGCTTGAGGTTGTGATGGATCTGGCTAAGTGCTGGGTCGACACGGGTACCACTCTGCGGCCAGGGTGCAGTATCGTCTTGCCTTCGAGGGGAAGCCTGACCAGACATGTAGCGCTCAAAGTCCTCAGAGCTGAGATTCAACGACTGGCCATCCAGCTTCTCTATGAAGGCAATGGCACAGCACTGAGGGGAACACGTGATGAAGGTAAAAATTAAGAAGATAcagtgaaaaggaaaaaagaaaagattacaCTATTCTAAACAGTAACGTTTATTCATATGCATATGACTAGCCAGCCACCAAATTTCAGAGGTAATTATAGTAGCCTCAAacagtatttggacacttttgcCACACTTAATTTATTTATCCGTTAACTAAATTTTgccataatttattcaccctcatgtatgactttcttctgtggagcacaaaagaagacattttaaacaaTGTCAATAACCAAATCGcttcctattgacttccattatatttcttgtccatacaatggaaacCAATGTGAACCAAAACTGTTTAGCTACCAACATTCTGCTAggaacaacattaattatgacagtattttcatgggtggattatccctttaaaaatgtcactgcattagataacaaaatattaaaccaaggGGCATTCATTTGAAAGTAAAATAAGTACACTTTTGAACCAAAATATTCTACAAAAATAGTTTGTTTGGacattagaaattatttttgagcCTCTTTAAATTATGTGTGGACCTACCAGGTTGGTGAAGTAGTATCCGTCCTCTCCGGTCATGAGTCTTGAAGGGTTGCAGAAACGTGTGATGTACTGGATGTTGGACTGCAGCCGTGGCGGGTTGGCCTTCAACACAATATAGATGAGGGTGGGAAGGAAGTCATCTGCAGAAGCTGGTTCGTTCTTGGTGACCCTGATGGCATTGAATATATGCTTGCTGCAACTGGTGATGCAGGCCAGTTTATCCCTGGGCACACGCTTGGAGTCCATCTCAATGATATCTGAGGTAGACAAAATAAGAAgcaaaaaatcttgaatcttgatggAAGAAAAAACTAAAGCAGCAACTAAAAGAGAAAATAGAACCATCCTCGCAGACTCACCAGTGATGGCTTTGACTACACTATCAGAGACCTCAGGGATCTCTTCGTCCACAGGAACACACAACATCTGAATGGTGACCCAGTGTAACGCCCTGGAAAACCATTAGTTAACGGATAAATCAAGAATGCAGATTTTAAAGGTGAATGGTGTAAAAGAATAATACGTATTTGAAAAATTTTCATGTACAAACagcaaactaaacaaaataagtttaagctaaagtactaaaactaacactgaactaaaaataaagctaaaacctaatttaaaatattaataaatactctatatatgctaaataaatagcatataaacaatactaaacaCTGGCTGACCGAATCCTGTTCTGGGTAGCCAGGTCTTTTTTCTCATCATCCGAGGTCTCTGGACAGAAGACGCTCTTGTAGAGTCGAGTCATGATGTATTTTTCTACTTGGTCCATTACTCTGTCCACTTTCTCAGAGGAGCCTGAGGGAAAGGTTTATATTGgcaaaaaatgaattcatttggCTTCTGGCAAACAATtgtaaaccataaaaaattaagtatatatatgtacaaaaatgtaaataaccaTTATGGTCCAATAATAGCATTCTACAGAGGACAGCTGCTTCTACatatatacacaacaaaaaatcCTTGAGATACCTCACATACTTGTgtctcacaaacaaacatgaaatcaGTTTGTTACATAACCCCACTCCCACATCATCATGCTGGGACAACAATGAAGTTTCTTAGGTGGTTAGCAGACATGGTGGCTTAGTGTACTGGATTTGCCCCAgggttgttaactaaaaccattagaAAGTGTtcttgttaactgaaataaagcttaaatcaagtaaaaaattaatattagattaaaaaagttttttaagttgttgtaaaaaattaatattagattaaaaaagttttttaagtaaaatttgtttaagtaaaattactaaaaatgaaactaaaataattacataaataaagcacaaaagtaaaaaaaaaaaaaaaaaactaactattaCTAAGACTAATATTAACCCAGAACTGATATGGGCCATTTACAACCTTTTTAAAATTCAGGTTCAGTCAAACATTAttctaacaaaaaataattaatcattttcataaataatttataaatctgtCTTGCTATAAGAAAGAGGTCACCAAACTTTTTAGTACGAGGGACCAAAAATCTAATTTGATTGAGGGCTGTGAGAGAAAAGTAAATGCATGATCAGAGGTCAACACAGGCCCTGGTTTGGACATCTCtgctctaaaaaatattgttttatgatgCAAAATGCTTAAAATTGACTACTGTGGACTGCAATCTCACTCATTTTAATGTCCCACACTGACcacatttaactattttttaattaacttaacaATCGACCCCAACTAGATACAAAACTAACCATTTTTggtaatcttttttaaaataccaTTACACAAAACAACCAGTCAGCAGATGAATCAGATTTAGTATTCACTCTAATGGATTCAGTGAGTATTTCATTTAACCAATTCAAACCATTTGAAACTTTTGGACCAATTCAGTGCTGCCAAGTTTTCTCCGAAGCATGAATTCTACCTTTAAAATGATTCAAGAGTCGATCAGACATGCCCTGATAGAAGTCCTGCACACACTCAGACAGTTCTTCAGCACTGAGATCCcaaataagaacaaaaacaatatgtttaCTTAAATGACTAACATCCAAAAGTAGTTGTGGGCAGGTGACCCTGGTTCTCACCTTTTTATTTCCCATGCTCTCTATGAAACCACGGCTCTGCTTGTGGATCTCTCTGCCGGGCTTCTGTAAGGTCTTGAGAAACTCCACAAAATCTTGTGACACGCGATCAGTCTCGATGCTGGACTGGCGGGTAATGGAGGGACTGGGCGTTTTTCCCTCGTGGCTTTCTGAGGAACACAAGTGCACAGAATGTTTACAAACAGGCTGCATGAACATACAGTAAAGAGGATATTAAAATGGATTGCATGAAAATGGAAGTTTAGAAGTTAGTTTTCATCGCAGAATGTCATGTGAAATTAAGTAATAATTTCCCATCATTCTTACAGCAACTGAAGCAGCCAATCATCTTCGAGAAACACTTTCTAAGACTGAATTGCACATGACATTCTGCacagaataatgaaaaaaaaaaccactgaataaacaacacaaaatgttaaatatcgTATAAGTTGACTTGCATCCCATGAAGAGACAGAACAACCTTCTCAGAAGTAGGCCATTCTACTGAAATATTGATCTGTTACCATGCCAACACCTTCGACATCAGATCAAAGTCAAAGACTGTAATAGAGTAGCTGAAGGAATTAAAAGAGAATTCTGGTACCAGCATGCTTTGGCTAAACTCTACACAAACAGACGTTCTAAATGCTGTTGCACTTGTCTTTCTAAACGCCCCATTGACTGTAATAGAGCATTAGAAGGGTTTCAGCCTGAATGCATGCAGCTCATATATAACACTGATGTATTGGTTTGTTTTCAGTGATTTATGCTGGAGGGCTACAGTGATGTGGCACTAATACCCACCTCTCAGCCTTGATACCAGAGCTGCCACCAGATTGACAAGAAAAAAGAGGAGGACGCATGACAATGAGACAGTGAACATGACAAAATGGTAGGGTGAATTCAATCATGTctattgacacacacacaacaaatacacACTACACTATAGTATGGATCAGGGCAGTATGTCACAAAGAACAGTTAAAGGGCAACATAAAATAATTGCTGTactttgtgaaatacttttaGAAAAGACACTCTCTTCAACACAGAACATCaagtcacacacaaaaaaaaacagaggtccACCTCAGAGAAGACAAACACTGCAATCTCCACCCACGTTCCTTCTCATAACCCCAGATTTTCCTTCAGGCTCTGTCTGTTACCTTCAGTGGGGGAGGCCATCTCCCAGGGTTGGGTAAAAATGCCCTTCAGATCCCTCAGGAGGTTTTCTCCATGGCTCTCCCTCCTGCCCTGCaacttctcctctttctctttctctcgttTCTCACTTTCTTTTTCAGGGGGGACTAAACACCCAGGGTAGGTAATGGAAATGGGTGAAAGGGGGTGAAATGGATGAAAAATGTGGCAACAGAGGAGTTCAGATGAgaatataaagtgaaaaaaaaagagataaaattgTGGGAGATGTGGGGTGGAGATCAGACAGAACGGCAGAACAGCAACGAAATGAAGGAAACAAACTGAGAGATGAAGGCTGGATCACTTGTTCAAATAAAATCATCTCATAAGAACATGATAGACAAAGGATAAAATCCTATGATAGCAAATGAATATATAACTGTATAAAATCAAGCAAGGATGATTTACATAaccgttgaaaagtttggggtcagtaaaaaaaaaaaaagaaagaaagaaagtaagctagaatgcattaaaatgatcaaagttGATAGTGAAgtcatgttaaattttttttagaaaatttcaaataaatgttgtttattttaactttctattcatcatagaatcctaaaaaaaatatgtaagaaaaatattaactgttttcaacaatagtataa is a genomic window of Cyprinus carpio isolate SPL01 chromosome B10, ASM1834038v1, whole genome shotgun sequence containing:
- the LOC109108679 gene encoding rab5 GDP/GTP exchange factor-like isoform X2 — its product is MSQRSERRGIHVDQSELLCKKGCGYYGNAAWQGLCSKCWREEYQRARQRQIQEDWALAEKLQREEEEAYYISNHSSHNNQPPQSHSQHSLATFSKFEEKKTNEKTRKVTTVKKFFSPSSRTAPKKALVSRLRESHEGKTPSPSITRQSSIETDRVSQDFVEFLKTLQKPGREIHKQSRGFIESMGNKKDLSAEELSECVQDFYQGMSDRLLNHFKGSSEKVDRVMDQVEKYIMTRLYKSVFCPETSDDEKKDLATQNRIRALHWVTIQMLCVPVDEEIPEVSDSVVKAITDIIEMDSKRVPRDKLACITSCSKHIFNAIRVTKNEPASADDFLPTLIYIVLKANPPRLQSNIQYITRFCNPSRLMTGEDGYYFTNLCCAIAFIEKLDGQSLNLSSEDFERYMSGQASPRRQDDTAPWPQSGTRVDPALSQIHHNLKLLSSLEKRQQQVIEGAQNLQTELAEWQDSVAREVQEILERYPLEIKPRASAIDAENVENDRLPPPLQPQVFAG
- the LOC109108679 gene encoding rab5 GDP/GTP exchange factor-like isoform X3 — translated: MSQRSERRGIHVDQSELLCKKGCGYYGNAAWQGLCSKCWREEYQRARQRQIQEDWALAEKLQREEEEAYYISNHSSHNNQPPQSHSQHSLATFSKFEEKKTNEKTRKVTTVKKFFSPSSRTAPKKESHEGKTPSPSITRQSSIETDRVSQDFVEFLKTLQKPGREIHKQSRGFIESMGNKKDLSAEELSECVQDFYQGMSDRLLNHFKGSSEKVDRVMDQVEKYIMTRLYKSVFCPETSDDEKKDLATQNRIRALHWVTIQMLCVPVDEEIPEVSDSVVKAITDIIEMDSKRVPRDKLACITSCSKHIFNAIRVTKNEPASADDFLPTLIYIVLKANPPRLQSNIQYITRFCNPSRLMTGEDGYYFTNLCCAIAFIEKLDGQSLNLSSEDFERYMSGQASPRRQDDTAPWPQSGTRVDPALSQIHHNLKLLSSLEKRQQQVIEGAQNLQTELAEWQDSVAREVQEILERYPLEIKPRASAIDAENVENDRLPPPLQPQVFAG
- the LOC109108679 gene encoding rab5 GDP/GTP exchange factor-like isoform X1, translated to MSQRSERRGIHVDQSELLCKKGCGYYGNAAWQGLCSKCWREEYQRARQRQIQEDWALAEKLQREEEEAYYISNHSSHNNQPPQSHSQHSLATFSKFEEKKTNEKTRKVTTVKKFFSPSSRTAPKKVPPEKESEKREKEKEEKLQGRRESHGENLLRDLKGIFTQPWEMASPTEESHEGKTPSPSITRQSSIETDRVSQDFVEFLKTLQKPGREIHKQSRGFIESMGNKKDLSAEELSECVQDFYQGMSDRLLNHFKGSSEKVDRVMDQVEKYIMTRLYKSVFCPETSDDEKKDLATQNRIRALHWVTIQMLCVPVDEEIPEVSDSVVKAITDIIEMDSKRVPRDKLACITSCSKHIFNAIRVTKNEPASADDFLPTLIYIVLKANPPRLQSNIQYITRFCNPSRLMTGEDGYYFTNLCCAIAFIEKLDGQSLNLSSEDFERYMSGQASPRRQDDTAPWPQSGTRVDPALSQIHHNLKLLSSLEKRQQQVIEGAQNLQTELAEWQDSVAREVQEILERYPLEIKPRASAIDAENVENDRLPPPLQPQVFAG